tattttatttgcgtatttttatcgagtcgactcgagttttatttcacttttattccgaaaatgtcaatataaatttaaatgttagcaTGAATTCTGCGTGCATTCTATAGGTAAGGAATAGACCATCATTGAAGACTTCCTTCGAGGGATATCATCAAcaaatgcattaattttaagtaattttaagttagttttaagttgcaTCTATTGTAACATATTGTAGTATGCATGAGTGCATGTGTGAATGgcgtatacgcgaagattgaagacatcgatcatcgagggatcatcgaggaatcatcgagggatgcgtgcgttagttttaagttaattgtatgcgtgcgttagttttaagtaaagTGTGCTTGTGGGTAgggtgggtgggtccctgtaagtgcctcttattctaacttgcactcttgcatcttctgaattctcaagctttgtacgcgttagattgTAGTATACtcggttattttttgtcaatcgttccgaacccaagtggatcattgggggttcatagcgctgtgaacacgcggcagaggtgagctgcaagtgctggtgtagcgccagggacacatctctgcggggccgatcgattgatggctcatctcgatctgccgcctcacggcaggggtctcctctctgcggtcagacttgcttcaaacgcaagcggggagaaatgggagaccctccgcggatgtgtcactcgttcttgccagtattttcggttcatctctgtctcgtggttcacgtaagacactatggactaccctttgacccatggaaggcgaggttcacttggcgaaaaatactgaatcccttttttgacagaaagttcttctaactttcttttcttttagtagaaagttcttctaactttctttgctttcaatagaaagttcttctaactttcttccctttgcttttggaattcgtcatagattattcgagtgcaatcttagaataagaggtaccacgcggcgtttagaataagttaagcgtatgtgtgTGGGGCCccttgcgattagtattaagttaatgtatgtgtgtgcgtgtgatacaagttctttactggattgtggtaaagaacttgtatgtgCGAGCTTATGAgttaagtagagtcagaactcatttatccttccgataaatgaggttgcaattggagggtggaagggatttggagttagggtgggtcactatcgtagccacctccacgtggtgtgacccggtaatcggtatagttttctaaagattttttagtctttagaaaactataccgagctgagggctacggttttatttcgcgactttatttaaaatattttactccttcgcctaattttctatgttaataaatttttctctgtttcagaatttaatttttgataagttatgatcagtgcattagttttattctaattccgagctgtgggaggttgggtgggctcgggcgcaggtttttcgccacatgtggcgaaaagcttgcgcaaagtgccttttgttctaacttgcacttatctttacaaatattctttaacttgttacatattagattgtagtaatagcctatcatttttattgtcaattgctcgaaacttaaaagaaagttcttccaactttcttctttaccccttttctctacaaagttttaaattatacaagtgcaattttagaacaaaaggcacatttagggcttaatcgattttgtatgtttcaggtttttattttatgcaagtaatttatttattcatatgtgtctcaattgtatttgtatgtttcagggttcTATTTTAACGAGTCctgtttgttttaattttattgagaCGTCTCAGGTTTTTGtgttaataattcttgtttgccttaatttcattcagatatttcaggtttttattttaactagataATCTTGTATTTCCTTTTCTGTTTCCTTTCTTCATTCTCACACctatttattttacaggtaatgaatagttcatcattgaagacatcgatcatcgtgggatcatcgtgggatcatcgtgggatcatcgtgggatcatcgagggatgcgtgcgctagttttaagttacttttatgcgtgcgttagttctAAGTTATGTGTGCTCGTGGgtagggcgggtgggtccttgtaagtacctctcattccaacttgcactcatcttcacaattctcaaactttgtgcgcgttagcttgtagtatcccacttattttttgtcaatcgttctgcgcccaagtggatcattgggggttcatagcgctgtgaacacgcggtagaggtgagctgcaagtgccggtgtagcgcgagtgatattctttgcccggcggggccggtcggggggagcacctctcatagcatgatgtgcccccctgatctgccgccatactgccaaggggcatcacggtaagggtgtcctctgtataagtcgcccgcgcgtcagaaatgggaaaccctccgccaactggggtgtatcactcgctcttgccaaaggtatcttcggttcatctttgccgtcgtggttcacgtaagccactatgggctaccctttgacccatggaaagcaaggttcacttggcgaaaaataatggtccccttttttcacagaaagttcttctaactttcttagcttctttgcgaaagttcttctaactttcttaacttctttgcgaaagttcttctaactttcttagcttctttgcgaaagttcttctaactttcttttcttcccctttgctttttgaattcgtcatagattatttgagtgcaatcttagaatgagaggtaccgtgcggcgtttagaataagttaagcgtgcgtgtgtgggatcccttgcgattagtattaagttaatgtacgtgtgtgtgtgtgtgatacaagttctttactggattgtggtaaagaacttgtatatgcgagcctatgagctatgtagagttagaactcatttatccttctgataaatgaggttgcatttggagggaggaagggatttggagttagggtgggtcgctatcgtagccacctccacgtggtgtgacctggtaattggtatagttctctgaaggctttaaaaaatcttcagagaactataccgagctaagagctacgattagaatttaatttagaattagaatttagaatttaagagctacgattgtaattttacaaattttctctttcgaatatgtaaatttttattctgttgGGTTTTTTAGGtaacaataaatacacaatgattgttgataaatttttctttattttcacgaCTTTTCATACAGTGCATAACTTAATTAAACTTattgtttaatcatttaataacTATCTTGTGGAACGCCCATGCTATTTTTACAAAGAAAGTAATCAAAGAAAAAGTAGTCGGGGCACCCACGATGATGACGTAAATAGTTCTTATGTATCCCTTAAAAAGTGTTCCACGGACATGTTTCTGGGTTATAATATGATTTTTAtagataaatttatataatacttcttttattgttactttttaattaaattgttacaaataaacttgataaacacATTTTTTACTGtcacatattataattaaacaatataCGCATATAGTTTAGATTTGAACTCTaaggaaatattaatttatggcACATTTTATATGTATCAATACAATTATATTGTGAATGTTTTTGTGAATCACAGTTCGTATATAAAGATGGCGTAAAAAATATAACGTCTATCTAGCCACCTTTAACGTCACgagatgtatataaaaattagttcTACTGTTCTGTACACAAGActtaagaaaatacaaaaatataatgccTCCGATATAAATACCTTAATTCTATTAGTATTTACATTATCCCGAAAACGGAAGGAATGAATATAATACTTGAATAGCAGTTTCTTTACACTTAACGATACTTTGTGTTTTAACGATCTGGAAGACTATCTTCAGTATTTATTCCGTATGCTTCGtctataatttgaaaaatttgttagttCTACTAACGTCGATGGAACGTTTTCTTTCATCTCTctgtagaaaataataaatacaatatgtaaCGCCAACAAATCGAACTTTGGGTAATAaggcaatataaaaataaaatgcaacaaTAAACTGAACATGCAAATAGATGCgcatgaaaatgaaaaacagatagtgcaaaatatataaacagCTAACAAAGAATGTTAACATATTATTCCTACGCATGAAGCAGTTAATTTTTATCAACCAATGTTGTACtgttgataaaattataaataacgcattcttaaataaattgcataaattgcGTCATTCAAATACTgcttgtaaaaaaaaaataaatatacataactttataattaaatttaacatcGTTAAATCATAATAGTTGCTCTACATTGCACACATTAATAAAGATATAGTACGGAAGCTTTCATTCCTGTAGTTAATTACAGTTTAGCAGTTAAGCATcagtaaaaagaaatttaatcttGATAGCATAGTTTTAAGCCAAATATGTTTCAAGAAATGTGTTTCTCACGGTTTCACATTCTTCTCCAAgtcaaatgattttttaaaatacatcaAGGAAGCGCATTGCTTGTCTTGTAAAGATTCAGCAGATTTTAAAGCCGGTGTACTCTGCAGCTCTTCCAATTCTTTTACTTTCTCCTCTAATTCTTTTATTCGTCGACATCGTGAAATGCACATATCTTTTAATAatcctttttctttctttaatttcattatCTTTGCATGATCCTATAATCAGATTATTacgattaatattaatttatagcaTCACACATTTTGCATTCCTATTGTATTTGCATACATCAATTATTCCATTACTGAGATTGCGAATTTCTGTTTGACAATCTTTGTCTCTTTTATTAATTTGCCACCGTCTACAAGTATCGCATTCCCATCCGTTTATATCTGTTATAGTTTTTTGAAGTTGTCGTACATCAGAATTAAGTTCAGTGTTCTGAAAAAAAACAGCTGAATTACTACTCCATCTTACTGATCGAACAGTGTCTGTTTATCTGCAAATTGCTTTAAAAGATGTTATAAAAGATCAAAAGTTTATACTTACCCGTAAACGATATGCCAACAAATTTTTTTCAAGCTCCTTACATTTTTGTTGATAAGGGAAATATTCACTTTGGATCTGAATTTCTAAAGCTGAAATTTGACCTTCTTTTGCTGCCAATTGTAATTCTAATTCTTGAATCTTTTTCCTCAATATTTGACAGGTTTCTTCATCTTCATCGATATCTATATTAGAAATAACATCTTCCAATTGTCTTCTCTGGTTAAATATCTCATTCCTACTATGCCTTCTTCTGGTATTTTCAAAGGCTGGACTAACTGATCTTGAACTATTGCTACTACTTCTTAGATCTAATTTATTCTCATATTCATTAAGCTTAATTTGTAATTCTGAATTTTCTTTCCTTAATAAGCGAAAcactttttcattattatttaactgCAGTTGATCCTCGAGTTTCTTGTTTCTTTCTTccaaaagtttcaatttttcttctaaTTCAGTAACCAGTTTATTTCCTGCTTGATCATCATACAGCCTATTCTTCAAGTCCGCAATTTCTGTATCACGTTCATTAATGATAGTAGTATATTTTTGCAATTGGTTGTCAAAATCTCTGTTTTTAACAGTTAAATCTTTTATTTGACTTATGTGTGATtttatctctttctctctttgatTCAATAATAACTTTTTACCTTCTAATTCTAATgctattttattcttttcttgAAGAAGAGAATCATATTCTTCCAGGGATAAATATGGAATGTTTTGTTTGTACGATGAGAGTGTTTTCTTCAGTTCAACATTTTCTTGCAACAATACTTCATATTGACCTTTCAAATTGActaattctttcaaaattttatttttattttcttgcatCTCAGTTATGCGATTACTGGCtccttctaaattattttttaatgttttatttatgTCTCTTAATTCCTCCATTTCTGCTTCAGCTTTTAGTTTACTTGTACTATTTCTGATCTTTCTTTCCAATTTTGTATTTGCATGTTgcaattcttcatatttttccttCAGATTATCTAATTCCTCTACCAAAGCTATGCTCCTGTTATTCAATTCGTTCAGTTGCTTATTTAATCCTACATTTTTTATctcttcagaatttaatttgtctttaattatttcaatttgtttttcCTTCTCCATTTTAAGttcttctatttcttctttATAGCGTTCTATACATTCTTTTCGCTCTTTAACTTgatttttcaacatttcataATCTGGCATGACAATTTCAAGTTTAGTTTTGTATTCAGACAGCATGTCACACTTATGTTTTAAGAGTGCTGTAATGTTTTCAATTTGTGATGTTTTCTGTTTAAGTTCCTGATTTACTTCATTGTAAGCTTCTGTAAGTtgttcaaaatcaaaatttaattccTTTATTCGTTGATTGTTCTGTTTTAATTCAGAAGAATTTGcatctataatatttttaagctGTTTCTCATTTGCTTCAAGACCTTCAATATTATTcttcaattccaaatttgttgTTTTATAGGTTTCTATAATACAATTAAGATCTTCTATTCTTTTCTCGTACAAttctttctcaaatttcattttaGAAAGAATTTCAAGTTCCTTCTTCTTATAAATTTCTTGTatcttcttttctcttttttggGCACTAataatttcttcttctttttgttGAATATCCACAGTACTTTGCTTGTCTAGTTCCGTTTGCAAATTACCCAAATCACTTTCGAGTGCTTCTATTTTTTCTTTAAGTATCTCTTTCTCATAGTTATTTTCACTTAGAAGATGTTCCAAACGACAAATTTTACTTTGCTGTTCCGAACATAAAGTTTCCCGTTTCGTTAAAtccttttgtaatttttcagtttctgaTTCAAGTTCTTTCATCCATAGTGTCATGCGTTTCTCTGCATCTGCACTTTGTTGTTTTTCATCCTCCAATTGTTGTTTATCTTTCTCAAATGATTCTctcattgttttaattatttcttcttctttggACATAACTGCTTGCAggaacattataaaaatttcatttgcagttttgttcaaaatatctgtggaatttattttattcttaagcGACTTCAATTCATTGACCATACATTCTTTGACAGTATCCAattcttctttcaattttttattatcactaCACAAAAGTTTCTCTTTGTTTAATATATCTTTTCCTTTGTTCtttatttcattgaattttaattcaatatctTGAAGCTTTTCAAGTTTCTgttttaaattatcattttcaGTAGCATACTCGTTCaacgtttcattaattttgtttaatttaatttcagacTCTTTGGTGTATTCCTCAAACTTCATTGTTAAGctttcaaattcatttttatacttaGTCACTAACTCATTTTCAGAATCAATCAATTTACCTTCAAGTGTTTGCAGCTTTTCCTTAAGTGcttctttttcattttcgttCTCTTGTAAAAGATTTTCTAGCTGACATATTTTTCGTTGAAGTTCTTTGCACAGATCTTCTTGTCTTGTCAAATCTGCTTGAAGCTTTTCTATATCTGACTCCAATTCCTTTACCTTTAATGATGCAAGTTTCTCAGCTTCTGTACTTTTTGCATTTTCTTTCTCTAGTTCTTCATAGTGTTTTCTAAACGACTCCAGCTCATTTTGATACTTACGTTTAATCAATTCCGTGGAAATAGTTAATTCGTTCTTTTGATTAGTCATCAAGTTCAATTCAGTTTTCAATGATGAAATAGATTCGTTTAAGTCATCGATCGTTTTATGTAATTCTATGATAAGAatatctttattttctttttcgactttcaaatcttccaattccactTCCAGTACCAGCTTTTCGCTTTTTATCGTTTTTTCAAGTGCAGAGAATTGTTCAATTTCTTTGCTCATATTTACCATTTCACTTTCAAGAAGTTGTGCTTTCTCTGTAGCTATGGCTGCTGATATTTCATTATCAGACACCTTCTGCTGTAATTCCTCATTGATGCTCTTTAATGTACTAATTTCATCGAGTAGTTTCGCTTTTTCTGTCCTAAATTTATTAAGTACAGAAGTAAAGTTCATgctatttttctttaattcatCTATGTCGTCCTTGACTAAGTCAATACTCTTTTGGATTCTTTCGATTCTATTCTCAGTTTTAAGTACAGACTTCTTTGGTTTCGAGCCACTATCAGTATTTTTTGTATCCACTACTTCATCATGTAGTTTTTCGAGCTCATCGCACTTCTCTTTGTACAGTACTGACAATTTGTCATGGTTATCCTTCAATGCTTGTAATTCACTGCTTAAATGTTGAACTTTTTCTTCTACGAAAGTTACATTCATTCCCTCCGAAAAAGTAGTATTGAAAGACGTATCGCCAAAACTTAAATTCAACTCCTGAtttactttaattttcaaagcttCTGTATCAGCAcatttttgatcaaattttcttTGCAAGTCCTCCAATTTATGATTTAAAAGTGTCGCTTCAAGTTTCAAAGCCCTACGGCTCTCGTTCAGATTCTTCAAATGAGCACACTGATTGCAAGATGATAATTTTAAGTcgcttaattttttatttaagtgaGTCAAATGATTGATCTTTTCCTGTAACATAACAACTCTATTTGCTAATATCTCGCTACTTTCATTTTGGGATAGTTGTTTAGGTCCATTTAATTGTATAAAACTATTTTTATAGTCAGATGCCGTGGATAAATATAATGAGCTATTGTCTTGTTTTTCACTCCGTGAATTTTCAAGGTCTTCTATAGTTTCCAATAAATTATTCGAAAACTTTGTATTCTCATCCGTTAACAttgttattttcatttttaattctacaATCTCAGCTTTCAAAAGTTTATTCGCTGATCTTAATCGCTCTGTGTCATCTTCATCAGAATTCACTTCTCCCATTGCAGATAGTTTACTTCTCAAAACGTCACATTCCTTTTTTAACATTTCATTTTCTTCGATCTTATCCATTAAGTCCGTAGAGAGCTCGCTATTTTCCAGAATTAAGAATTTACTATTTTCTGTAAGAGCTGCAACTTTATCCTTGTACATACATTCATGATCATACAAAAGCGATTTACTTTCTTTAATAGTTTCAAGTTCTTTATCTTTCTCTGCAATGATAGATGACAATTCAATGTTTTCTGTTTTCAATGCATCAATTCTTTTTTGATATTTGGTCATTAACTCTTCATCGCTGCATACTTCCGAAGTTTTTAAAtgtgcattttgtaatttttgactcataattattaaatcattttctgaatttattttttcGGCTGTGATATTCGAAATACGTGTATGAAGTACCTCGATTGTGTTCTTCAAATCCAGTTCAGTTTGTTTGGAATGTTCTTTTTcagcaattaatttatttgacaaTTCTGCGTTTTCACGTGTCAGTAAATAAATAGTCTTTTGTAATTGTTCGATATCTAATCTAAAACTttgaatatcatttttaattccatcaagttcttgaatttttaattctaattcttCTGTTAATTTAACCTTGTCTTCTGCTAATTGTATTATTAGATTTGAGGATGAGTCGTCAGTCCCTCCAGCTTTGGTCTCGCGTGTTTCTACATTATGTACGTCGCAATAATTTGTTTCACACATCAATTGTTTCTCTAAGGTTGTAAATTCACGAAGCTCCGTAAGATCTTTTGTCAAATCTGAAATATACTTCCGTAAAACGTTCTTTGGTGTGCTTAAGGGTTGTACCGAAAGATTTTGCTTTTCAGGTGTTACAGAGGAACTATTATTCGAAGATGTAATACCAAAACCATTTTCTGTACATTCAATGCATCTTTCTTCGGTacaatttccattttctttGGTTTCACGACTTAATTTATTCTTAAGTAATTCCGTCTCAAAATCTGCGAAGGTTGTTTCAAATGCTGAGAATATAAAGTAAGACTAACTTACTGAACCATAAACAGTAGTTTAAGCAAATGAATTGCACAGATAGATATGTACTTACTCTGATTCATAAGATCACCTGATTCTCTAATGCTTTTTCGGCACGGTTTTTCCGGTgacatttcttttattgtagGTAAGCCAATTATAGTAGGAAGCGTAGGTAAATACAGTTTGGGTATTCTTCTAGATTTATGTTTAGATGATTCTTCACAATTTTTCGTACAGCCAGTAATAATTTGagtctttaataattttatacgttCTAACAAGGAATTAATGTGATGTTTCTCTTGTAAATTATTAGATTCTACTTCTTCACACTCTATAgaattttcatttcttattttctaataaaatgatttaaaaataaaatattaagaaaatgttgtaattcttaaaataaaagtacagATAATAATACGAACCTTTAGTTCTGTTTgaagtttaattaattgttttgtGTGATTTAATAGAAGTGATGTATCAGACCTCATGCATCTTTGTggcataattttaatatttttggctTGAGATGCAAGTctaataattgaaacaaaatgttaaaaaaatgataataaatacaTCAGTAATATAATACTGGTATACTAACGATAGAGTGTAGTATGTCTCATCCAAAGCAACAGGTGTTACAGTACATATTAATGCTGTTAAAGCATTAGCACCTAACGATGACTGTAACAATTCTGTTAcattagtattattataatcagTTTGTTTCTGAACAGCTTGTGTTCGAGTCAATTGTATAATTAGCGATTCTAAAGTAGCAACTGATGCATCAATTTGATGTTCTTCAATAAGATCATTATGATGAATCTTTACAAAACCAGCAAGATCTACTAAATTTAACTGCGATACTAGTACACAATGTTTTGAGTCTGCTTCAATTTCTTGACTTTCAATTGTCTAAAAATGATGTTGATTTATTGTACCAAACTATAGAGcacttgaaatataaaatatcttatgTTATCTTACAATCCGAAATACACTATGACTTCTATTATATTCAGTTCCATTAGTTTCTTTCatctttttattctttattcctCTTTTCATAATAGACAACATATTATTTGCAGAGTTTGTAATTTCTTCTTTACAGTTAATGATTATTTGTTCGCTATCATGTAATCTTAAATCGATATCAGTTTCACTTAAAAGGTCATGTATTTTTTCatcgtaaatttctaaataagatACCCTGAAAGGTGAGAATTTATCCATAGAATCATTAGACAATAATTTCTGTTTGTATTCTTAAATAAAGCAACATTAATTAGTAACACAAACCTTAACAAAAATTGACGTCCACTCATATTTGAAATAGCatgaaatatgtaattaattgtATGAGGTATTATTCCTGGTTCTTCTAAAGCACCTAACATGGTATATGTTTTACCTGAATTACTTTGACCATAAGAAAATATTATGCCATTAAAACCATCTATAGCACCATCAACGATAGGTTTCACAATACTATTGAATACAATGGAATTGGTTGTATTCGTATCAAAAATGTAATCTGAAATttgataaaagaataaaaaatacaaagtaTGAAGTAAATTAAGATACCTAAAGCACATTGATTGggttataaatacatataatgcATTACAAGTTTTGCGACATAAAAAgttgaaagaataaaaaatccAATGGCGAATCAATTATAACCCACAGATTTTAACGCTTATTTActtatcaataattattt
Above is a window of Megachile rotundata isolate GNS110a chromosome 1, iyMegRotu1, whole genome shotgun sequence DNA encoding:
- the LOC100878697 gene encoding uncharacterized protein LOC100878697 isoform X2; amino-acid sequence: MSNSIKVGIKLRPLNEQEKNDNLSIRWIVQGNNVVSLDLESRKLGDNKFQFDYIFDTNTTNSIVFNSIVKPIVDGAIDGFNGIIFSYGQSNSGKTYTMLGALEEPGIIPHTINYIFHAISNMSGRQFLLRVSYLEIYDEKIHDLLSETDIDLRLHDSEQIIINCKEEITNSANNMLSIMKRGIKNKKMKETNGTEYNRSHSVFRITIESQEIEADSKHCVLVSQLNLVDLAGFVKIHHNDLIEEHQIDASVATLESLIIQLTRTQAVQKQTDYNNTNVTELLQSSLGANALTALICTVTPVALDETYYTLSLASQAKNIKIMPQRCMRSDTSLLLNHTKQLIKLQTELKKIRNENSIECEEVESNNLQEKHHINSLLERIKLLKTQIITGCTKNCEESSKHKSRRIPKLYLPTLPTIIGLPTIKEMSPEKPCRKSIRESGDLMNQNFETELLKNKLSRETKENGNCTEERCIECTENGFGITSSNNSSSVTPEKQNLSVQPLSTPKNVLRKYISDLTKDLTELREFTTLEKQLMCETNYCDVHNVETRETKAGGTDDSSSNLIIQLAEDKVKLTEELELKIQELDGIKNDIQSFRLDIEQLQKTIYLLTRENAELSNKLIAEKEHSKQTELDLKNTIEVLHTRISNITAEKINSENDLIIMSQKLQNAHLKTSEVCSDEELMTKYQKRIDALKTENIELSSIIAEKDKELETIKESKSLLYDHECMYKDKVAALTENSKFLILENSELSTDLMDKIEENEMLKKECDVLRSKLSAMGEVNSDEDDTERLRSANKLLKAEIVELKMKITMLTDENTKFSNNLLETIEDLENSRSEKQDNSSLYLSTASDYKNSFIQLNGPKQLSQNESSEILANRVVMLQEKINHLTHLNKKLSDLKLSSCNQCAHLKNLNESRRALKLEATLLNHKLEDLQRKFDQKCADTEALKIKVNQELNLSFGDTSFNTTFSEGMNVTFVEEKVQHLSSELQALKDNHDKLSVLYKEKCDELEKLHDEVVDTKNTDSGSKPKKSVLKTENRIERIQKSIDLVKDDIDELKKNSMNFTSVLNKFRTEKAKLLDEISTLKSINEELQQKVSDNEISAAIATEKAQLLESEMVNMSKEIEQFSALEKTIKSEKLVLEVELEDLKVEKENKDILIIELHKTIDDLNESISSLKTELNLMTNQKNELTISTELIKRKYQNELESFRKHYEELEKENAKSTEAEKLASLKVKELESDIEKLQADLTRQEDLCKELQRKICQLENLLQENENEKEALKEKLQTLEGKLIDSENELVTKYKNEFESLTMKFEEYTKESEIKLNKINETLNEYATENDNLKQKLEKLQDIELKFNEIKNKGKDILNKEKLLCSDNKKLKEELDTVKECMVNELKSLKNKINSTDILNKTANEIFIMFLQAVMSKEEEIIKTMRESFEKDKQQLEDEKQQSADAEKRMTLWMKELESETEKLQKDLTKRETLCSEQQSKICRLEHLLSENNYEKEILKEKIEALESDLGNLQTELDKQSTVDIQQKEEEIISAQKREKKIQEIYKKKELEILSKMKFEKELYEKRIEDLNCIIETYKTTNLELKNNIEGLEANEKQLKNIIDANSSELKQNNQRIKELNFDFEQLTEAYNEVNQELKQKTSQIENITALLKHKCDMLSEYKTKLEIVMPDYEMLKNQVKERKECIERYKEEIEELKMEKEKQIEIIKDKLNSEEIKNVGLNKQLNELNNRSIALVEELDNLKEKYEELQHANTKLERKIRNSTSKLKAEAEMEELRDINKTLKNNLEGASNRITEMQENKNKILKELVNLKGQYEVLLQENVELKKTLSSYKQNIPYLSLEEYDSLLQEKNKIALELEGKKLLLNQREKEIKSHISQIKDLTVKNRDFDNQLQKYTTIINERDTEIADLKNRLYDDQAGNKLVTELEEKLKLLEERNKKLEDQLQLNNNEKVFRLLRKENSELQIKLNEYENKLDLRSSSNSSRSVSPAFENTRRRHSRNEIFNQRRQLEDVISNIDIDEDEETCQILRKKIQELELQLAAKEGQISALEIQIQSEYFPYQQKCKELEKNLLAYRLRNTELNSDVRQLQKTITDINGWECDTCRRWQINKRDKDCQTEIRNLSNGIIDDHAKIMKLKKEKGLLKDMCISRCRRIKELEEKVKELEELQSTPALKSAESLQDKQCASLMYFKKSFDLEKNVKPEMKENVPSTLVELTNFSNYRRSIRNKY